One Alkalicoccus halolimnae DNA segment encodes these proteins:
- a CDS encoding proline dehydrogenase family protein codes for MITRNFFLFLARNDFVKNRASKWGPKLGAKSVIAGETIEEAMETARQLNEKGLSATVDHLGEFVYNKAEALEATHYCVRTLTAMEASGVDCNLSLKLTQLGLDIDKELCLSNMRTILDTAKKYNNFVRIDMEDYSHLDPTLEVLQELRKDYDNVGTAIQGYLFRAEQDVDKLKGTNIRLIKGAYNEPPEVAYQDAKEVYNNYLNIIKRHMLNGSYAAVATHDHNIIAEVKAFAEKHGIAKDQFEFQMLYGFRSELQEEIAKEGYKMRVYIPFGEDWYGYFMRRLAERPQNITFAVRGLLSK; via the coding sequence ATGATTACAAGAAATTTCTTCCTGTTCTTAGCCCGTAATGATTTTGTGAAAAATAGAGCGTCGAAATGGGGCCCGAAACTGGGGGCGAAATCTGTCATTGCCGGAGAAACTATTGAAGAAGCGATGGAGACTGCGCGTCAATTAAATGAAAAAGGCCTCAGTGCGACTGTCGACCACTTAGGGGAATTCGTTTATAATAAAGCAGAAGCTCTTGAGGCGACGCATTACTGTGTTCGTACACTTACTGCTATGGAAGCGAGCGGAGTGGACTGCAACCTGTCGTTAAAACTGACGCAGCTCGGCCTGGACATTGATAAGGAACTTTGTCTCTCCAATATGCGGACGATCCTCGACACGGCTAAAAAATACAATAACTTCGTCCGTATCGACATGGAGGATTATTCCCACCTTGATCCGACGCTGGAAGTGCTTCAGGAACTGCGTAAAGATTACGATAACGTTGGGACAGCGATCCAGGGGTATTTGTTCCGCGCCGAGCAGGATGTTGACAAACTGAAAGGGACAAACATCCGTTTAATTAAAGGTGCCTATAATGAACCTCCGGAAGTTGCCTACCAGGATGCGAAAGAAGTATATAATAATTATCTTAATATTATTAAAAGACATATGCTGAACGGGAGCTACGCTGCCGTGGCAACGCACGATCACAATATTATCGCCGAAGTTAAAGCTTTTGCGGAAAAGCACGGAATTGCCAAAGACCAGTTCGAATTCCAGATGCTTTACGGCTTCCGTTCCGAGCTTCAGGAAGAGATCGCGAAAGAAGGCTACAAAATGCGCGTGTATATTCCGTTTGGGGAAGACTGGTACGGCTACTTCATGCGCCGTCTCGCAGAGCGTCCGCAGAACATTACGTTTGCAGTAAGAGGATTGTTGTCAAAATAA